In the Oncorhynchus keta strain PuntledgeMale-10-30-2019 chromosome 29, Oket_V2, whole genome shotgun sequence genome, one interval contains:
- the LOC127913396 gene encoding gastrula zinc finger protein 5-1-like → MTSSPSLPFGGCQMQREAREAQRFRISQDVSYAEDVRQIASIMEVLANAAVAEICKLVDDDYAVFRLEITQSQKENRTLRKKLQLLELKVARELAEKTTRERVLASRPSSVKIVDRYRGMARGEGHYTGGHRSFAKPAGHNTWRDDQPITVDEGSGTSTQHVIIIESAEAAGPEVKQERSEGEEDPRHSRDIQTGVAGVTEDPTTATAPPRARCSITEVSGTPNAVLKSETKTLTVHTGSDPERLGCPPAPGSEYLPVFQQILKLVHSHVDGDALDTEVDDPSCSYTTEMDPGNISLDLERQTDQSKWDYNQYSSSVYSEGCLDKKGAVIVVDEMTVKVERDVPPTWNADSHLGDGHSQGREVLDYRESLETNTNVTTHSPLHALRDCDLVSTSMGHSNSHLFDQVLNSDDRAQGGGATSGNSKEKRFLCMFCNKGFSCLQKVEIHQRVHTGEKPYSCNQCEKRFSRQDHLKRHQRVHTGEKPYSCTQCHMRFAQAGHLKMHLKVHTGERKFACTHCRKMFSERSYLKIHQQKKHSTL, encoded by the exons ATGACGTCGTCGCCCTCCCTCCCATTTGGTGGATGCCAGATGCAGCGAGAGGCTAGAGAAGCTCAGAGATTTAGAATCAGTCAGGATGTTTCATATGCAGAGGATGTAAGACAGATTG cctccatcatggaggtTCTAGCGAATGCAGCCGTGGCCGAGATCTGTAAACTCGTtgacgacgactatgcagtgtttcgtttggaaataactcaaagccagaaagaaaacaggaCATTGCGGAAGAAACTACAGCTACTGGAACTGAAGGTGGCCCGGGAACTCGCAGAAAAGACAACACGAGAGCGCGTCCTCGCCAGTCGTCCCAGTAGTGTCAAGATCGTCGACCGATACAGAGGAATGGCAAGAG GTGAAGGACATTACACTGGAGGCCACAGGAGCTTTGCGAAGCCAGCTGGAcacaatacatggagagatgaccaaccaatcactgttgatgaggggagtggaacctcaacccagcACGTTATCATAATAGAG TCTGCAGAGGCGGCTGGCCCTGAGGTCAAGcaggagaggtctgaaggagaggaggatccACGGCACAGCAGAGACATCCAGACTGGAGTAGCTGGAGTCACAGAAGACCCCACCACTGCCACAGCACCACCCAGGGCCCGATGCAGCATCACGGAGGTCAGTGGAACCCCGAACGCCGTCCTCAAGTCAGAGACCAAGACTTTAACTGTACACACAGGATCAGATCCAGAGAGACTGGGCTGTCCTCCTGCTCCCGGCTCAGAGTATTTACCGGTATTTCAACAAATCTTGAAGCTGGTTCATTCCCATGTAGATGGTGATGCATTAGACACTGAAGTTGATGATCCGTCTTGTTCTTACACTACAGAGATGGACCCTGGCAACATATCCTTGGAtttagagagacagactgatcAGTCAAAATGGGACTATAaccagtacagtagtagtgtatatTCTGAAGGGTGCCTAGATAAGAAAGGGGCGGTTATAGTTGTAGATGAGATGACTGTGAAAGTGGAGAGGGATGTTCCTCCCACATGGAATGCAGATAGTCACCTAGGAGACGGACACTCGCAGGGCAGAGAAGTCTTAGATTACAGGGAAAGCTTAGAGACAAATACAAATGTCACAACTCACTCCCCTTTACACGCGCTCAGGGATTGCGACCTAGTGTCCACATCGATGGGGCATTCCAATTCACACCTTTTCGATCAGGTATTGAACTCAGATGACAGGGCTCAAGGAGGGGGAGCCACATCGGGCAATAGTAAAGAGAAacggttcctctgcatgttctgtaacaaaggcttcagctgcctccagaaggtggagatccaccagagggtccacacaggggagaaaccttaCAGCTGTAaccagtgtgagaagaggttctcccgCCAGGACCACCTGAaaaggcaccagagggtccacacaggggagaaaccctacagctgtacccagtgtcacatgcgcTTCGCCCAGGCTGGTCACCTGAAGatgcacctgaaggtccacacgGGAGAAAGGAAGTTTGCTTGTACGCACTGCAGGAAGATGTTCTCAGAGAGGAGCTACCTCAagatacaccagcagaaaaaacATTCCACTCTATAA